One Streptomyces sp. NBC_00554 DNA segment encodes these proteins:
- the pstS gene encoding phosphate ABC transporter substrate-binding protein PstS: MIPAPVRRPRATRVYQALALFVAVVCALLAIHPPDAFAATYTKISGSGSTWSANAIEQWRRNVRQQGMTVNYSAVGSSVGRQQFKNGTSDFGVSEIPYGLTDLGQQDPPPTRKYAYMPIVAGGTSFMYNLKIGGKQVTNLRLSGDVLTKIFTGKITQWNAAEIKADNPKLTLPARRIVPVVRSDGSGTTAQFTLWMSKQYGSLWNDYCRRAGKPTPCGLTSYFPVIPGSGFVAQSSSLGVAGYTKQSQAEGAITYVEYSYAKNAGFPVAKVLNKSGYYVEPTASSVAVALTKAQINNDPRSANYLTQKLDGVYTYSDRRTYPLSSYSYMIIPTKEEMGFTKAKGKTLSAFNNYFLCEGQQQADRLGYSPLPINLVEAAMEQVRKIPGAVAEDINIKNCNNPTFSSDGKNLLATKAPYPQACDKKGSDQCATGTGGNKTPTTINGGSTGGSSSGGSSSSGGTSSTGGTGTTGGTGSTGTAGATGGTAGSTAGSTGGAGGTSGGTVVDPDTGEVLGTDQAAGDTSIVANPVALGSGDALGLRTALMALSAALLIGVVVGPPFVARMMANRSRRKGGAA, translated from the coding sequence GTGATACCCGCACCTGTCCGTCGTCCGCGCGCTACGCGCGTGTACCAGGCGCTGGCGCTGTTCGTCGCCGTGGTCTGCGCGCTGCTGGCCATCCATCCACCGGACGCCTTCGCGGCCACCTACACGAAGATCAGCGGCTCCGGCTCGACCTGGAGCGCCAACGCCATCGAGCAGTGGCGCCGCAACGTCCGCCAGCAGGGCATGACCGTGAACTACTCGGCGGTCGGATCGTCCGTCGGCCGGCAGCAGTTCAAGAACGGCACCTCCGACTTCGGCGTCTCCGAGATCCCCTACGGCCTCACCGACCTCGGGCAGCAGGATCCGCCGCCCACCCGCAAGTACGCCTACATGCCGATCGTCGCCGGTGGTACGTCGTTCATGTACAACCTGAAGATCGGCGGCAAGCAGGTCACCAACCTCCGCCTGTCCGGTGACGTCCTCACCAAGATCTTCACGGGCAAGATCACGCAGTGGAACGCGGCGGAGATCAAGGCGGACAACCCCAAGTTGACCCTCCCGGCCCGCCGTATCGTCCCGGTCGTCCGCTCCGACGGCTCCGGCACGACCGCCCAGTTCACCCTGTGGATGTCCAAGCAGTACGGCTCCCTCTGGAACGACTACTGCCGCCGGGCGGGCAAGCCCACGCCCTGCGGTCTGACCTCGTACTTCCCGGTGATCCCCGGCTCCGGCTTCGTCGCCCAGTCCAGTTCACTGGGCGTCGCGGGCTACACCAAGCAGTCGCAGGCCGAAGGCGCCATCACCTACGTCGAGTACTCGTACGCCAAGAACGCGGGCTTCCCGGTGGCCAAGGTCCTCAACAAGTCCGGCTACTACGTCGAGCCGACCGCCTCCAGCGTGGCCGTCGCCCTCACCAAGGCCCAGATCAACAACGACCCGCGCTCCGCGAACTACCTGACCCAGAAGCTGGACGGCGTCTACACGTACAGCGACCGGCGCACCTATCCCCTCTCCAGCTACAGCTACATGATCATCCCGACCAAGGAGGAGATGGGCTTCACCAAGGCCAAGGGCAAGACGCTCAGCGCCTTCAACAACTACTTCCTCTGCGAGGGCCAGCAACAGGCCGACCGGCTCGGCTACTCACCACTGCCGATCAACCTCGTGGAAGCCGCCATGGAACAGGTGCGCAAGATCCCCGGCGCCGTGGCGGAGGACATCAACATCAAGAACTGCAACAACCCGACGTTCTCCTCCGACGGGAAGAACCTGCTGGCCACGAAAGCCCCGTACCCGCAGGCGTGCGACAAGAAGGGGTCCGACCAGTGCGCGACCGGCACCGGCGGCAACAAGACCCCCACGACGATCAACGGGGGGAGTACCGGCGGCAGTAGCTCGGGCGGCTCCAGTTCGTCCGGCGGCACGAGTTCGACGGGCGGTACCGGTACGACGGGCGGGACGGGCTCGACGGGAACGGCCGGCGCGACCGGAGGCACCGCCGGTAGCACGGCGGGCAGCACCGGCGGCGCGGGCGGGACGTCCGGCGGCACCGTCGTCGACCCCGACACCGGCGAGGTGCTCGGTACCGACCAGGCCGCCGGCGACACCTCCATCGTCGCCAACCCGGTCGCCCTGGGCTCGGGCGACGCCCTCGGTCTGCGTACGGCCCTGATGGCGCTGTCGGCCGCTCTGCTCATCGGCGTCGTCGTCGGACCGCCGTTCGTCGCGCGCATGATGGCCAACCGGTCGCGCCGCAAGGGCGGTGCGGCATGA
- a CDS encoding glycosyltransferase family 39 protein has product MSSTVPDTAPGRHVPSTRPRPPSAAPASPGVLRRAAPALLAYVAVRAVGLLVLAGWAHRQGHGVWPVLATQWDADWYLGIAGHGYARELGTAFDANNLAFFPLYPVLVRAVAALTPGSPAGAGLGIAVVASLVAAWGVFAVGDRLHGQRVGVLLTVLWAALPVGLVQWMGYTESLFTAFAAWSLYAVLSGRWLWAGALAALAGLTRPTGVAVAAAVTVTALLSLRRRFDARVLAAAVLAPLGWLAYVGWVGLRLGRWDGYFAVQRLWHNEFDGGLATLRRMREYLMYDSTPELFLLMVTATLIASVLLFALSAWDRQPLPLLLFTGLLLVIVLGSGGVYFPRARFLLPAFPLLLPAALHLARASLRFRVLALAAAVLGAAYFGAYMALVWPSAP; this is encoded by the coding sequence GTGTCCTCGACCGTCCCCGACACCGCCCCCGGCAGACACGTTCCGAGCACCCGGCCACGACCCCCGTCCGCCGCGCCGGCCTCCCCCGGTGTCCTGCGCCGGGCCGCGCCCGCACTCCTCGCCTATGTCGCCGTACGGGCCGTGGGACTGCTGGTCCTCGCCGGCTGGGCGCACCGGCAGGGACACGGAGTCTGGCCGGTCCTGGCGACGCAGTGGGACGCCGACTGGTATCTGGGGATCGCCGGCCACGGGTACGCGCGGGAGCTGGGCACGGCGTTCGACGCGAACAATCTCGCGTTCTTCCCGCTCTACCCCGTCCTCGTCAGGGCGGTCGCGGCGCTCACGCCCGGCAGCCCGGCAGGCGCCGGCCTCGGGATCGCCGTCGTCGCCTCCCTAGTCGCCGCTTGGGGAGTCTTCGCGGTCGGTGACCGGTTGCACGGTCAGCGGGTCGGCGTCCTGCTCACCGTCCTGTGGGCCGCGCTGCCGGTCGGGCTCGTGCAGTGGATGGGCTACACCGAGTCCCTGTTCACGGCTTTCGCCGCCTGGTCGTTGTACGCGGTGCTCAGCGGCCGCTGGCTGTGGGCGGGGGCGCTGGCCGCGCTCGCGGGGCTGACCCGGCCGACCGGTGTCGCCGTCGCGGCCGCGGTGACCGTCACGGCCCTGCTCTCCCTGCGCCGCCGCTTCGACGCCCGCGTCCTCGCGGCCGCCGTCCTCGCTCCGCTCGGGTGGCTCGCGTACGTCGGCTGGGTGGGCCTGCGGCTCGGCCGCTGGGACGGCTACTTCGCCGTACAGCGGCTGTGGCACAACGAGTTCGACGGCGGCCTGGCGACGCTGCGGCGGATGCGCGAGTACCTGATGTACGACTCGACCCCCGAGCTGTTCCTGCTGATGGTGACCGCCACGCTGATCGCCTCGGTGCTGCTGTTCGCGCTGTCGGCGTGGGACCGGCAACCGCTGCCGCTGCTGTTGTTCACAGGACTGCTGCTGGTGATCGTGCTGGGCAGCGGCGGCGTCTACTTCCCCCGCGCCCGCTTCCTGCTGCCGGCCTTCCCGCTGCTGCTCCCCGCCGCGCTGCACCTGGCCCGCGCCTCCCTCCGCTTCCGCGTGCTCGCGCTGGCGGCGGCGGTCCTCGGGGCGGCGTACTTCGGTGCCTATATGGCTCTCGTGTGGCCGAGCGCCCCCTGA
- the pstA gene encoding phosphate ABC transporter permease PstA has translation MTVTTAQSPPGDKEQPSPASPPVPGTSLPGRRTGGSTTLGESRRNLATLRATDVYALLGASAASLSITWLMFDRMLPFNGALGFFVIAYALFLGLYALLVSFDEDGPAVRDRVAAAIIQSLGLVMLAVLAFVVVYTLYEGREALPHLNFYTESMADAGPLEPLGVGGILHAIVGTLWQIGIALAICIPSGLVCAVFLNEVPGAFSRFVRTIVEAMTALPSIVAGLFIYATFILALGFDSSGLAAALAISVMMLPIIIRAADVVIRLVPGTLREASYALGTSRWRTVWHVVLPTSRSGLTTAVILGTARGVGETSPVLLTAGFTAELNTNPLEGPMVSLPLAAFELVKSPEPTYIARGFGTAAVLLVLVLVLFVVARVIGGRGPGQLTRRQEHRRVKASRRDARRFTVRTTTDKTSPSPASSAGSASTRSTP, from the coding sequence ATGACCGTCACCACCGCCCAGAGCCCGCCCGGCGACAAGGAACAACCGTCCCCCGCGAGCCCGCCCGTGCCCGGCACCAGCCTGCCCGGACGCCGGACCGGCGGCAGCACCACGCTCGGAGAGTCCCGCCGCAACCTGGCCACCCTGCGCGCCACCGACGTGTACGCCCTGCTGGGCGCCAGCGCCGCGTCCCTCTCCATCACCTGGCTGATGTTCGACAGGATGCTGCCCTTCAACGGCGCGCTGGGCTTCTTCGTCATCGCCTACGCGCTCTTCCTCGGCCTGTACGCACTGCTCGTCTCCTTCGACGAGGACGGTCCCGCGGTACGCGACCGGGTGGCCGCCGCCATCATCCAGAGCCTCGGCCTGGTGATGCTGGCCGTGCTCGCCTTCGTGGTCGTCTACACCCTCTACGAGGGCCGCGAGGCGCTGCCGCACCTGAACTTCTACACCGAGTCGATGGCCGACGCGGGTCCGCTCGAACCCCTCGGCGTCGGCGGCATCCTGCACGCGATCGTCGGCACGCTGTGGCAGATCGGCATCGCCTTGGCGATCTGCATACCGTCCGGCCTGGTGTGCGCGGTCTTCCTCAACGAAGTCCCGGGCGCCTTCAGCCGGTTCGTCCGCACCATCGTCGAAGCGATGACAGCGTTGCCGTCCATCGTCGCCGGCCTCTTCATCTACGCCACCTTCATCCTGGCCCTTGGCTTCGACAGTTCCGGCCTCGCCGCCGCGCTCGCCATCTCCGTGATGATGCTGCCGATCATCATCCGCGCGGCGGACGTGGTGATCCGGCTGGTCCCCGGCACCCTGCGCGAGGCGTCGTACGCGCTCGGCACCTCGCGGTGGCGGACGGTGTGGCACGTGGTGCTCCCCACCTCCCGGTCCGGGCTGACCACCGCGGTCATCCTGGGCACGGCCCGAGGTGTGGGCGAGACCTCGCCGGTCCTGCTGACCGCCGGTTTCACCGCGGAGCTCAACACCAACCCCCTTGAGGGGCCGATGGTTTCGCTGCCGCTGGCGGCCTTCGAACTCGTCAAGTCGCCCGAGCCCACCTACATCGCCCGCGGCTTCGGCACCGCCGCGGTGCTTCTGGTGCTGGTGCTCGTCCTGTTCGTCGTCGCCCGCGTCATCGGCGGCCGCGGACCGGGACAGCTGACCCGGCGTCAGGAACACCGCCGGGTCAAGGCGTCCCGCCGTGACGCGCGGCGCTTCACGGTGCGCACCACCACTGACAAGACGTCACCCAGCCCCGCCAGTTCAGCCGGTTCCGCATCGACGAGGAGCACCCCGTGA
- a CDS encoding sortase — translation MTVLSPPPPAVAPPASAPSPEPGPASRPPRAERVGIAFAGAALCLLAALLLGFAANLTIVGHLQHSRDQQTAYDELRRQLALGIAPVGQQTYDGKLLEPGAPVALLRIPALGLKEVVGESTTSGVLMSGPGHRRDTPLPGQAGTSVIMGRQWGYGSPFNDLHQLPPGTEIRVTTGQGTATYEVLAVRREGDPLPPALKEGEGRLTLITADGGPYTPSGLIRVDATLTSDVQPSPPRPLATGWIDESEQALGSESAAWLSVFLWSQALLLAALLTMAAHRAWGRWQTWIVGVPVLAALGLAVSGAAARLLPNLL, via the coding sequence GTGACCGTGCTGTCCCCGCCCCCGCCGGCCGTGGCACCGCCGGCGTCGGCGCCTTCACCAGAGCCCGGGCCCGCCTCCCGGCCGCCCCGGGCGGAGCGCGTCGGCATCGCGTTCGCCGGGGCCGCGCTGTGCCTGCTCGCCGCCCTGCTGCTCGGCTTCGCCGCCAACCTCACGATCGTGGGCCACCTCCAGCACAGCCGCGACCAGCAGACGGCGTACGACGAGCTGCGCCGTCAACTCGCCCTCGGTATCGCCCCGGTGGGCCAGCAGACGTACGACGGCAAGCTCCTTGAGCCGGGCGCTCCCGTCGCGCTGCTGCGCATCCCGGCGCTGGGCCTGAAGGAGGTCGTCGGGGAGAGCACCACCTCCGGCGTGCTGATGTCGGGCCCCGGCCACCGCCGGGACACCCCGCTGCCGGGACAGGCCGGCACCAGCGTGATCATGGGCCGCCAGTGGGGGTACGGCAGCCCGTTCAACGACCTGCACCAGCTGCCCCCGGGCACCGAGATCCGGGTGACGACCGGTCAGGGCACCGCCACCTACGAAGTCTTGGCCGTCCGCCGCGAGGGCGACCCGCTGCCGCCCGCCCTCAAGGAGGGCGAGGGCCGGCTCACGCTCATCACCGCCGACGGCGGGCCCTACACCCCGTCCGGCCTGATCCGCGTCGACGCGACCCTGACGAGCGACGTGCAGCCCAGCCCGCCGCGCCCGCTGGCCACGGGCTGGATCGACGAGTCCGAACAGGCCCTGGGCAGCGAGAGCGCCGCCTGGCTCTCCGTCTTCCTGTGGTCACAGGCGCTGCTTCTCGCCGCCCTGCTCACCATGGCCGCCCACCGGGCGTGGGGCCGCTGGCAGACCTGGATCGTCGGCGTACCCGTACTGGCCGCCCTCGGTCTCGCCGTCTCCGGTGCCGCCGCCCGCCTGCTGCCCAACCTGCTCTGA
- a CDS encoding purine-nucleoside phosphorylase, producing the protein MNASLLPDDIQGDPHAAADAAATRLRELTGAETHDVALVMGSGWAPAVDALGSPEAEFPVTELPGFPPPAVEGHGGAVRSYKIGDKRALVFLGRTHYYEGLGVAAVAHGVRTAVAAGCKTIVLTNGCGGLREGMRPGQPVLISDHINLTATSPIIGANFVDLTDLYSPRLRALCKEIDASLEEGVYAQFPGPHYETPAEIRMARVIGADLVGMSTTLEAIAAREAGAEVLGISLVTNLAAGMTGEPLNHEEVLQAGRDSATRMGELLTQVLDRL; encoded by the coding sequence GTGAACGCATCTCTTCTTCCGGACGACATCCAGGGCGACCCCCATGCGGCCGCCGACGCCGCCGCCACGCGACTGCGTGAGCTCACGGGCGCCGAGACCCACGACGTCGCCCTCGTGATGGGCTCCGGCTGGGCGCCGGCCGTGGACGCGCTCGGCTCACCCGAGGCCGAGTTCCCGGTCACCGAGCTGCCCGGGTTCCCCCCGCCGGCGGTCGAGGGCCACGGCGGGGCGGTCCGCTCGTACAAGATCGGCGACAAGCGCGCCCTGGTCTTCCTGGGCCGCACCCACTACTACGAAGGCCTCGGTGTCGCCGCCGTCGCGCACGGTGTCCGTACCGCCGTCGCCGCCGGCTGCAAGACCATCGTGCTCACCAACGGCTGCGGCGGGCTGCGTGAGGGCATGCGCCCCGGGCAGCCGGTCCTGATCAGCGACCACATCAACCTCACGGCCACCTCGCCGATCATCGGCGCGAACTTCGTGGACCTCACCGATCTGTACTCGCCGCGGCTGCGCGCCCTGTGCAAGGAGATCGACGCGAGCCTGGAGGAGGGCGTGTACGCGCAGTTCCCCGGGCCGCACTACGAGACGCCTGCGGAGATCCGGATGGCTCGGGTCATCGGAGCCGATCTGGTGGGCATGTCGACCACCCTTGAGGCCATCGCCGCCCGCGAGGCCGGCGCGGAGGTGCTCGGCATCTCCCTGGTCACCAACCTCGCCGCCGGTATGACGGGCGAGCCGCTGAACCACGAGGAGGTCCTCCAGGCGGGCCGCGACTCGGCCACCCGCATGGGCGAGCTCCTCACCCAGGTGCTGGATCGGCTGTAG
- the pstB gene encoding phosphate ABC transporter ATP-binding protein PstB — translation MTAIKPGKPGAATGPSDPATLEADAISAWFGDHKVLERVSLTMPARKVTALIGPSGCGKSTFLRILNRMHELVGSASLAGRVLLDGEDIYDRGRRITHARRQIGMVFQKPNPFPAMSIYDNVTAGLKLGGIKADRDGKDALVEECLTKAGLWKEVRDRLRQPGGALSGGQQQRLCIARSLAVRPRVLLMDEPCSALDPTSTRRIEETIHELSEEVTIVIVTHNMQQAARVSDQCAFFLAEQGTPGLIVEHGTTDAMFNNPQDPRTTDYVNGRFG, via the coding sequence ATGACGGCCATCAAGCCGGGTAAGCCCGGCGCCGCCACCGGGCCGAGTGATCCGGCCACCCTCGAGGCCGACGCCATCTCGGCCTGGTTCGGCGACCACAAGGTCCTGGAGCGCGTCTCGCTCACCATGCCGGCCCGCAAGGTCACCGCGCTCATCGGCCCGTCCGGCTGCGGCAAGTCCACGTTCCTGCGGATCCTCAACCGCATGCACGAGCTGGTCGGCTCCGCCTCCCTCGCGGGCCGGGTGCTGCTCGACGGCGAGGACATCTACGACCGCGGACGCCGCATCACCCACGCCCGCCGCCAGATCGGCATGGTCTTCCAGAAGCCCAACCCCTTCCCCGCGATGTCGATCTACGACAACGTCACCGCCGGCCTGAAGCTGGGCGGCATCAAGGCCGACCGCGACGGCAAGGACGCGCTCGTCGAGGAATGCCTGACCAAAGCGGGCCTGTGGAAGGAGGTCCGCGACCGTCTCCGGCAGCCCGGCGGCGCGCTCTCCGGCGGCCAGCAGCAGCGCCTGTGCATCGCGCGCTCGCTGGCCGTACGACCGCGGGTCCTGCTCATGGACGAGCCGTGCTCGGCCCTTGACCCGACGTCGACGCGACGCATCGAGGAGACCATCCACGAACTGTCCGAAGAGGTCACCATCGTGATCGTCACCCACAACATGCAGCAGGCGGCCCGCGTCTCCGACCAGTGCGCCTTCTTCCTCGCCGAGCAGGGCACCCCCGGCCTCATCGTCGAACACGGCACCACGGATGCGATGTTCAACAACCCGCAGGACCCGCGCACCACGGACTACGTGAACGGCCGCTTCGGATAA
- a CDS encoding Ig-like domain-containing protein, translating to MAAIMAACAVLAMGVVALVAAQSQPARAADVGTFTMTPSSGKLSDPQPIAGSIEIPGACPDITLDPLNFNSVLNLYVVKEGSPAGVALWGITNSAPYTEATSTVSLAAADNPGMEVRGLSDQITGDGTYELRLQCVDQFALQPPDQYGLPSDHWSQKITVTGDNWVVGEGAETTTVALTTSLNEPEPGKDVKLTATVTPSEATGTVTFLDGATTLGTGPVTVANGKAELTTSTLAKGYHDLVARFTPANAAEWGSSESEPVRVTVSEPAVEIQDEDGKRLTGTPGPELERGQKVKVIVRGCEAGAAHSMSLVNREDSFPSATADADGVVTWNSLTVPEDMVAGTASWTWTPSCTYLNGATVNAVSFTVAEPSSESPSPSDDPSGDPSDDPTDDPTDDPTADPTGDTSGTTDGGTTSGTTDGGSTTGGDSTTGGTSPTGGLASTGSQIALFSGIGAVVLVTAGFVFVRFGRRNGLLNFGDPRP from the coding sequence GTGGCCGCCATCATGGCGGCCTGTGCCGTGCTGGCCATGGGCGTGGTGGCCCTGGTGGCCGCCCAGTCCCAGCCTGCCCGGGCGGCGGACGTCGGGACGTTCACCATGACGCCCAGCAGTGGCAAGTTGAGCGATCCGCAGCCCATCGCCGGCTCCATAGAGATCCCCGGTGCCTGCCCGGACATCACCCTCGACCCCCTCAACTTCAACAGCGTCCTCAACCTCTACGTGGTCAAGGAGGGTTCCCCCGCGGGGGTCGCGCTGTGGGGGATCACCAACAGCGCGCCCTACACCGAAGCGACCTCGACGGTTTCGCTGGCCGCGGCGGACAACCCGGGGATGGAGGTACGCGGCCTGTCCGACCAGATCACGGGCGACGGGACGTACGAGCTGCGCCTGCAGTGCGTGGACCAGTTCGCCCTCCAGCCCCCCGACCAGTACGGGCTGCCGAGCGACCACTGGTCCCAGAAGATCACCGTCACCGGCGACAACTGGGTGGTCGGAGAGGGCGCGGAGACCACCACGGTCGCGTTGACGACCAGCCTCAATGAGCCCGAGCCCGGCAAGGACGTGAAGCTCACCGCGACGGTCACGCCGTCGGAGGCCACCGGCACCGTGACCTTCCTGGACGGCGCGACAACGCTGGGCACGGGCCCGGTCACCGTCGCCAACGGGAAGGCCGAGTTGACGACGTCGACGCTTGCGAAGGGCTACCACGACCTCGTCGCCCGGTTCACTCCGGCGAACGCCGCCGAGTGGGGCTCCTCCGAATCCGAGCCAGTGCGGGTGACCGTGTCCGAGCCGGCAGTCGAGATCCAGGACGAGGACGGTAAGCGACTGACCGGAACTCCCGGACCGGAACTGGAGCGCGGTCAGAAGGTGAAGGTCATCGTCCGGGGCTGCGAGGCGGGCGCTGCTCACTCGATGTCCCTGGTCAACCGCGAGGACTCGTTCCCCAGCGCCACCGCAGACGCCGACGGAGTGGTGACCTGGAACTCCCTCACCGTTCCGGAGGACATGGTCGCCGGCACCGCCTCGTGGACCTGGACGCCGTCCTGCACGTATCTGAACGGCGCGACGGTCAACGCGGTGTCGTTCACCGTGGCCGAACCGTCCTCCGAGTCCCCGTCGCCGAGCGACGACCCTTCGGGCGACCCCAGCGACGACCCGACGGACGACCCGACCGATGACCCGACCGCCGACCCGACGGGCGACACGTCCGGCACCACTGACGGCGGCACCACGTCCGGCACCACCGACGGCGGCAGCACGACCGGCGGAGACTCCACCACCGGCGGCACCTCGCCGACCGGCGGCCTCGCCTCCACCGGTAGCCAGATCGCACTGTTCTCCGGCATCGGCGCCGTCGTCCTCGTCACGGCCGGCTTCGTCTTCGTACGGTTCGGCCGCCGCAACGGGCTGCTGAACTTCGGCGACCCGCGCCCGTAA
- a CDS encoding gamma-glutamylcyclotransferase: MSLYAAYAGNLDPRLMTRRAPHSPLRATGWLNDWRLTFGGEHMGWEGALATIVEAPRSQVFVTLYDIAPLDEDSMDRWEGVGLDIYRRMRVRVHTLEGEEAAWVYVLNGYEGGLPSARYLGELADAAESAGAPHDYVMELRKRPC, from the coding sequence ATGTCGCTCTACGCCGCGTACGCCGGCAATCTCGACCCGCGGCTCATGACGCGCCGCGCACCGCACTCGCCGCTGCGCGCCACCGGCTGGCTGAACGACTGGCGGCTGACGTTCGGGGGCGAGCACATGGGCTGGGAAGGCGCGCTGGCGACCATCGTCGAGGCACCGCGGTCCCAGGTCTTCGTGACGCTGTACGACATCGCGCCCCTGGACGAGGACTCCATGGACCGGTGGGAGGGTGTCGGGCTCGACATCTACCGCCGGATGCGGGTGCGGGTGCACACGCTGGAGGGCGAGGAAGCCGCGTGGGTGTACGTACTCAACGGGTACGAGGGGGGACTCCCGTCGGCGCGGTACCTGGGGGAGCTCGCCGACGCCGCCGAATCGGCCGGGGCGCCGCACGACTATGTGATGGAGCTGCGCAAGCGGCCCTGCTGA
- a CDS encoding phospho-sugar mutase, with translation MQDELIARAKAWLAEDPDVETREELAKLIDAGDTAELTARFSGTLQFGTAGLRGELGAGPMRMNRAVVIRAAAGLAAYLKGKGETDGLVVIGYDARHKSADFARDTAAVMTGAGLRAAVLPYPLPTPVLAYAIRHLGAVAGVEVTASHNPPRDNGYKVYLGDGSQIVPPADAEIAAEIDAVRALADVPRPDSGWETLDEGVLDAYLARTDAVLAEGSPRTARTVYTAMHGVGKDTLLAAFARAGFPEPVLVAEQAEPDPDFPTVAFPNPEEPGAMDLAFAKAHETQPDLIIANDPDADRCAVAVKDGAGWRMLRGDEVGALLAQHLVKRGARGTFAESIVSSSLLGRIAEKAGLPYEETLTGFKWIARVEGLRYGYEEALGYCVDPDGVRDKDGITAALLITELASELKSRNRTLLDLLDDIAVEYGLHATDQLSVRVEDLSLIANAMRRLREQPPTRLAGLAITKAEDLTKGTDRLPPTDGLRYTLEGARVIVRPSGTEPKLKCYLEVVVPVASHEGLDAARTKAAESLAAIKRDLSAAAGI, from the coding sequence GTGCAGGACGAACTCATCGCTCGGGCCAAGGCGTGGCTGGCCGAGGACCCCGACGTGGAGACCCGTGAGGAGCTCGCCAAGCTCATCGACGCCGGCGACACGGCGGAGCTCACCGCACGGTTCAGCGGCACCCTCCAGTTCGGCACCGCAGGCCTGCGGGGCGAACTCGGCGCGGGCCCGATGCGGATGAACCGCGCCGTGGTCATCCGCGCGGCCGCGGGCCTCGCCGCGTACCTCAAGGGCAAGGGCGAGACGGACGGCCTGGTGGTGATCGGCTACGACGCCCGCCACAAGTCCGCGGACTTCGCACGGGACACGGCCGCCGTCATGACCGGCGCCGGCCTCCGTGCCGCCGTACTCCCGTACCCCCTCCCGACCCCCGTCCTCGCGTACGCCATAAGGCACCTCGGCGCGGTGGCGGGCGTGGAGGTCACCGCCAGCCACAACCCGCCCCGGGACAACGGCTACAAGGTGTACCTCGGGGACGGTTCGCAGATCGTGCCGCCCGCGGACGCGGAGATCGCCGCCGAGATCGACGCGGTCCGCGCACTCGCCGACGTCCCCCGCCCGGACAGCGGCTGGGAGACCCTCGACGAGGGCGTCCTGGACGCGTATCTGGCCCGCACGGACGCCGTACTCGCCGAGGGTTCCCCGCGTACGGCCCGGACCGTCTACACCGCGATGCACGGCGTCGGCAAGGACACCCTCCTCGCGGCGTTCGCGCGGGCCGGCTTCCCGGAGCCCGTGCTCGTCGCCGAGCAGGCGGAGCCGGACCCCGACTTCCCGACGGTCGCGTTCCCGAACCCGGAAGAGCCCGGCGCGATGGACCTCGCCTTCGCGAAGGCCCACGAGACCCAGCCGGATCTGATCATCGCGAACGACCCGGACGCGGACCGCTGCGCCGTGGCCGTCAAGGACGGTGCCGGCTGGCGGATGCTGCGCGGCGACGAGGTCGGCGCGCTGCTCGCCCAGCACCTGGTGAAGCGCGGCGCGCGGGGCACGTTCGCCGAGTCGATCGTCTCCTCCTCGCTGCTCGGGCGAATCGCCGAGAAGGCGGGTCTGCCGTACGAGGAGACCCTCACCGGCTTCAAGTGGATCGCCCGGGTCGAGGGGCTGCGGTACGGGTACGAGGAGGCGCTCGGCTACTGCGTCGACCCCGACGGCGTACGCGACAAGGACGGCATCACGGCGGCTCTGCTGATCACGGAACTCGCCTCGGAGCTCAAGTCCCGCAACCGCACCCTCCTCGACCTCCTCGACGACATCGCCGTCGAGTACGGCCTGCACGCCACCGACCAGCTCTCGGTCCGCGTCGAGGACCTCTCCCTGATCGCGAACGCCATGCGGCGCCTGCGCGAGCAGCCGCCCACCCGGCTCGCGGGCCTGGCGATCACGAAGGCCGAGGACCTGACGAAGGGGACCGACAGGCTCCCCCCGACGGACGGGCTGCGCTACACGCTGGAGGGCGCGCGCGTCATCGTCCGGCCCAGCGGGACCGAGCCGAAGCTGAAGTGCTACCTCGAGGTCGTCGTGCCCGTCGCCTCGCACGAGGGGCTCGACGCGGCGCGGACGAAGGCGGCGGAGTCGCTGGCCGCCATCAAGCGGGACCTCTCGGCCGCCGCCGGCATCTGA